In the Flavisolibacter tropicus genome, one interval contains:
- a CDS encoding Kelch repeat-containing protein, with amino-acid sequence MKYQGISYALAFFTIMIACHKDEVSTTTTNSSPPPPPPPPPVVNLDICSSSSRRAIGAQLVPVGKLSQARSGMAVVAVGNKILFAGAWETNNTHSSSRVDIYDVTSNSWSSAELSEARSHMAAVAAGNKAFFAGGMRSDMYATVDVYDAATNTWTVDSLSAPRYAIAAAAVGNKVFFAGGINSKGVSSTVVDIYDLSTRAWSVMQLSADRYNMSAIMLDNKIYFAGGSKLLYGWEDEESNSVDIYDQASNTWSRAALKRPMGSITGVAAANKIYWACGCNVEINDVQSRQSEEALLYRGSSWMSPLGQQAVIKDNKIIFFRHNTEPANEFDIYDIATKEWLIGQVPIGVLGTSIISVGNTVYLAGGKINGSLTDQVWKLEF; translated from the coding sequence ATGAAATACCAAGGTATAAGCTACGCGTTAGCTTTCTTCACTATTATGATTGCCTGTCATAAAGACGAAGTATCTACTACAACAACGAATTCATCACCGCCACCTCCGCCTCCGCCACCGCCTGTTGTTAATTTGGATATCTGTTCGAGTAGCAGCCGCCGGGCGATTGGCGCGCAGTTGGTTCCCGTTGGAAAGCTTTCGCAGGCAAGAAGTGGAATGGCTGTAGTGGCTGTTGGAAATAAAATATTGTTTGCTGGTGCCTGGGAAACCAATAATACACACAGTTCGTCAAGGGTAGATATTTATGACGTAACATCTAATTCATGGTCCTCAGCTGAACTAAGCGAGGCGCGCTCCCATATGGCGGCTGTAGCGGCTGGAAACAAAGCATTTTTTGCAGGTGGAATGCGGAGTGATATGTATGCTACTGTCGATGTTTATGATGCCGCTACTAATACCTGGACGGTGGATAGCTTAAGTGCGCCAAGGTATGCTATAGCTGCTGCTGCAGTGGGCAATAAAGTCTTTTTTGCCGGCGGTATAAATTCCAAAGGTGTTTCTTCTACTGTAGTAGACATTTATGATCTTTCTACGCGTGCCTGGTCGGTTATGCAATTAAGTGCAGATAGGTACAATATGTCGGCCATTATGTTGGATAATAAAATTTATTTTGCTGGTGGTTCAAAGTTGCTCTATGGCTGGGAAGATGAAGAATCCAACAGTGTAGATATTTATGATCAGGCATCAAACACTTGGTCTAGGGCGGCTCTAAAAAGGCCTATGGGGAGTATAACAGGTGTTGCTGCCGCAAACAAAATCTATTGGGCCTGTGGATGTAATGTTGAAATAAATGACGTACAGAGCAGGCAAAGTGAAGAAGCGCTTCTGTATCGTGGCAGTAGCTGGATGAGCCCACTAGGGCAGCAGGCAGTGATAAAGGACAATAAGATCATATTTTTTAGACATAACACAGAACCCGCTAATGAGTTTGATATTTATGATATAGCCACAAAGGAATGGTTGATAGGTCAAGTTCCAATAGGTGTTTTAGGCACGTCTATTATTTCAGTAGGTAATACGGTTTATTTGGCGGGAGGAAAAATAAATGGTTCCTTGACCGACCAGGTGTGGAAGCTGGAGTTTTAA
- a CDS encoding TonB-dependent receptor produces the protein MSKFFILLCTLLLSHAFTYAQMRTLSGRVVDTYDRPVANASINIKGTTQGTVADASGKFTLQVTDTTVLLVSSSGYATQEITVGNQTNLSITLSETAAELQQVVMVGTRRVGRVKTETLAPVDVISVAAPAPTSRVDLTSILTYTAPSLNYNKQNGSDGADHVDLASLRGLGPDQTLVLINGKRRHQTSFVAVFGTRGRGNSGTDLNTIPIDAIDRVEILRDGASAQYGSDAIAGVINIILKNSVNKLTANVGVSAYDDPDFNPAFKDGLGHYIYSDKLDGKNLSAGVNYGLPLGKQGGFLNLSGDYLTSGKTFRQALDTVDPVHNKDGMFLNPYRRANGDGSLDMAGGAFNLEAPLNTAVRIYSFGTYNYRNSDAYAFTRNWSARPERFPTDAAGNLIEVPGIIFTAADGEQYFNPHIQTKIYDAAIAAGVRGTTSKGWNWDVSNNIGKNRFHFYGDKTFNASLGAGQTHFDDGGFSFLQNTANLNLSRELPGVAAGMNLAFGAEYRYERYTIFAGEPASYTNYNPDKATGAQGFPGYQPSDEVEATRNNVAGYVDVELDVTPKWVVSGAVRLENYSDFGFTDNYKFATRFKATPKLNLRGSFSTGFRAPSLQQINFSSTFTTVQGGTIAEVKIAPNYSSITKAAGIEDLREERSVNGSLGFAYNPIPGLSITLDGYWVRIKDRVVLSGQFDATDPNIDPALAAEMARLHVGLAQFFANAVNTTNKGIDLVADYTHRWSVSRLHLLFASNIQDMKIDEVNVPPKLSGSTSLQETFLSDRERAFILASAPKTKFAFNAEYGWKQWALGTRLSYFGKVEILGYGEDGLGINPQVPTDLDPNVHVPDAYDYGGKLVTDLYASFTYKHFTLHAGADNLFNIHPDLGVAPGAKGWAYNNEPAGPFDAVQMGGNGRRLFVRLALAF, from the coding sequence ATGTCTAAGTTCTTTATTCTTCTATGCACCCTGCTGCTTAGCCATGCATTTACCTATGCGCAAATGCGTACACTATCGGGCCGCGTGGTAGACACCTACGACAGGCCAGTAGCCAATGCCTCTATCAACATCAAGGGCACTACGCAGGGCACTGTGGCCGATGCCAGCGGAAAGTTTACATTGCAAGTAACGGATACCACCGTCCTGCTGGTGAGCAGCAGTGGTTATGCCACCCAGGAAATAACGGTAGGCAATCAAACTAACCTGTCTATCACTTTATCGGAGACAGCTGCCGAGCTGCAACAGGTAGTGATGGTAGGCACCCGCCGTGTAGGCCGTGTAAAAACAGAAACGCTGGCTCCTGTAGATGTGATCAGTGTGGCTGCCCCAGCGCCCACCTCGCGTGTAGATCTTACATCGATCTTAACCTATACCGCTCCCTCACTGAACTATAACAAGCAAAACGGCTCTGACGGTGCCGACCACGTCGACCTAGCCTCGCTGCGCGGTCTGGGCCCCGACCAAACCCTTGTATTGATCAATGGCAAGCGCCGCCACCAGACTTCCTTTGTCGCAGTGTTTGGCACCCGTGGGCGTGGCAACTCCGGCACCGACCTCAATACCATTCCCATTGACGCTATTGACCGCGTAGAGATCCTACGCGATGGCGCCTCTGCCCAATACGGCTCTGATGCCATAGCGGGTGTGATCAACATCATTCTAAAAAACAGTGTGAACAAGCTAACCGCCAATGTAGGCGTATCGGCTTATGACGACCCCGACTTTAACCCCGCCTTTAAAGACGGCCTGGGACATTATATATACAGCGATAAGCTGGATGGCAAGAACCTTTCTGCAGGCGTCAACTATGGATTGCCGTTAGGTAAGCAGGGTGGCTTCCTGAACTTGTCGGGCGACTACCTGACCTCTGGTAAAACCTTCCGCCAGGCACTGGATACTGTAGATCCTGTACACAATAAAGACGGCATGTTCCTCAACCCCTACCGCCGCGCTAATGGCGATGGATCACTGGATATGGCAGGTGGCGCCTTTAACCTGGAAGCTCCCTTGAACACCGCTGTACGCATCTACTCATTTGGCACCTATAACTACCGCAATTCGGATGCCTATGCCTTTACCCGCAACTGGTCGGCACGCCCGGAGCGCTTTCCTACCGATGCAGCGGGCAACTTAATTGAAGTACCCGGCATTATTTTTACCGCTGCCGATGGCGAACAGTACTTTAACCCCCATATACAAACGAAGATCTACGACGCTGCTATAGCGGCCGGTGTACGCGGCACTACCAGCAAGGGATGGAACTGGGATGTGAGTAATAACATTGGGAAAAACCGCTTTCACTTCTATGGCGACAAAACCTTTAATGCATCGCTAGGTGCTGGCCAAACCCATTTTGACGATGGCGGCTTTAGCTTTTTACAAAACACAGCCAACCTCAACCTGAGTCGTGAACTGCCAGGCGTAGCGGCCGGCATGAACCTGGCCTTTGGTGCCGAGTACCGCTACGAACGCTACACCATATTTGCCGGCGAACCCGCCTCGTACACCAACTACAACCCCGACAAGGCAACAGGGGCACAGGGATTTCCAGGCTATCAACCTTCTGACGAAGTAGAAGCAACCCGCAATAACGTGGCCGGCTATGTAGATGTGGAATTGGATGTAACACCCAAGTGGGTAGTAAGTGGTGCGGTGCGCCTGGAGAACTACAGCGACTTTGGCTTTACCGACAATTACAAGTTTGCTACTCGCTTCAAAGCTACTCCCAAGTTGAACCTGCGTGGTTCTTTCAGTACCGGCTTCAGAGCTCCTTCTTTACAGCAGATCAACTTCAGCTCCACCTTCACTACGGTACAGGGTGGCACCATTGCCGAAGTAAAAATTGCCCCCAACTATAGCTCTATAACCAAAGCGGCCGGTATTGAAGACCTGAGAGAAGAGCGTTCGGTAAACGGTAGTCTTGGCTTTGCCTACAATCCCATTCCCGGCCTCAGTATTACGCTGGATGGCTATTGGGTACGAATAAAAGACCGGGTAGTACTATCGGGTCAGTTTGATGCCACTGATCCTAATATAGATCCTGCACTGGCAGCAGAAATGGCCCGCCTTCATGTAGGCCTTGCGCAGTTCTTTGCCAATGCCGTGAACACCACCAACAAGGGCATTGACCTGGTGGCCGATTATACCCATCGCTGGTCTGTATCGCGCTTACACTTATTGTTTGCCAGCAATATTCAAGACATGAAGATTGATGAAGTGAATGTACCTCCCAAACTATCGGGCTCCACTTCCCTGCAGGAGACCTTCCTGAGCGATCGTGAACGCGCCTTTATCCTGGCCTCTGCCCCCAAGACAAAGTTTGCCTTCAATGCAGAATACGGCTGGAAGCAATGGGCCCTAGGTACGCGACTGAGTTATTTTGGCAAGGTGGAGATATTGGGTTATGGCGAAGATGGACTAGGCATTAATCCGCAAGTACCTACCGATCTAGACCCGAATGTACATGTGCCGGATGCCTACGACTATGGCGGCAAACTGGTAACGGATCTGTATGCATCTTTCACTTACAAGCATTTCACACTGCATGCTGGTGCCGACAACCTGTTTAATATTCACCCCGACCTCGGCGTAGCACCCGGTGCCAAGGGCTGGGCGTACAACAATGAACCGGCCGGCCCTTTTGATGCCGTGCAGATGGGCGGTAATGGAAGGCGATTGTTTGTACGATTGGCGTTGGCGTTTTAG
- a CDS encoding aminopeptidase yields MMKLDESLLKKYAQVMVHYAVNNGEGIKKGDTVFLVGQEYTKDLFMAIAKEVYEAGGNLITNYQPNNIKDNSLIRFLLQNGTDDQIGFFAKPYWQGIVDATDHILFIISEPDIHYLEGIPASKISRMNSARAPYMKMRELKEQAGKLSWTLCLYGTSSMAEEAGLSLEEYWEQIIEACYLREDDPVSKWKTVQREIEDIKDKLDALEIDTLHIKGSDVDLQVKIGPNRKWLSGGGKNIPSFEIFTSPDWRGTNGTIHFNQPLYYSGKRISDITLQFENGVVVSSSATENEDALKEMIAQENADKVGEYSLTDKRHSRITKFMANTLFDENMGGAFGNTHIALGNAYKDTFPGDWGAVTEEQWAEMGYNSCPKVHTDIISTSDRTVTARLQDGTEKVIYKDGQFVLE; encoded by the coding sequence ATGATGAAGCTAGATGAGAGTCTGTTGAAGAAATACGCGCAGGTAATGGTACACTATGCCGTTAATAACGGTGAGGGAATAAAGAAGGGCGATACGGTATTCCTGGTAGGACAGGAGTATACGAAAGACTTGTTTATGGCCATTGCTAAAGAAGTGTATGAAGCCGGCGGTAACCTCATTACTAACTATCAGCCAAACAACATAAAAGACAATAGCCTTATACGCTTTCTATTGCAGAATGGTACGGATGATCAAATTGGCTTCTTTGCCAAACCGTATTGGCAGGGTATTGTAGATGCTACCGATCATATTTTGTTTATTATATCAGAGCCCGATATTCACTACCTGGAAGGCATACCCGCATCTAAGATCAGTAGGATGAATAGTGCCCGTGCACCCTATATGAAGATGCGGGAACTAAAGGAGCAGGCTGGGAAACTTTCATGGACACTTTGCTTATACGGTACATCATCCATGGCAGAAGAAGCTGGCTTATCGTTAGAAGAGTACTGGGAGCAGATCATTGAAGCCTGCTACTTACGCGAAGATGATCCGGTAAGCAAATGGAAAACTGTACAAAGGGAGATAGAAGATATAAAGGATAAGTTGGATGCGCTTGAAATTGATACACTACATATCAAGGGTAGCGATGTAGATCTGCAAGTGAAGATTGGGCCTAACAGAAAGTGGCTGAGCGGTGGTGGTAAGAACATTCCCAGCTTTGAAATATTTACTTCTCCCGATTGGCGCGGTACCAATGGTACTATACATTTCAACCAGCCTCTGTATTACTCGGGTAAACGCATATCAGACATAACACTCCAATTTGAAAATGGGGTGGTAGTGTCTTCATCGGCTACGGAAAATGAAGATGCTTTGAAAGAAATGATCGCACAGGAAAATGCTGATAAAGTAGGCGAGTATTCACTGACGGATAAGCGCCATTCGCGCATTACAAAATTCATGGCCAATACCTTGTTTGATGAGAATATGGGCGGCGCATTTGGTAACACGCATATTGCCTTGGGTAATGCATATAAGGATACATTCCCGGGCGACTGGGGGGCGGTTACTGAAGAGCAATGGGCAGAAATGGGCTATAACAGTTGCCCCAAGGTGCACACCGATATTATCAGCACCAGTGATAGGACCGTAACAGCACGCTTGCAAGATGGTACGGAAAAAGTGATCTATAAGGATGGGCAGTTTGTATTGGAGTAA
- a CDS encoding ester cyclase produces the protein MSLKLFIQDFYLNAINEKAKTRSLLEPYVADESLLEHVDLFEMGFPKYRIEIEDMVEEGNKIVLRARFQGRHDGPFNGIPPTNKVVDLPFMIMYHIENGKIVHHWLIGDQLAMLTALGVIQMEAQSA, from the coding sequence ATGTCTTTGAAATTGTTTATTCAAGATTTTTACCTGAACGCCATTAACGAAAAAGCAAAAACAAGAAGCCTGCTAGAGCCTTATGTTGCCGACGAATCTCTTCTGGAACATGTAGACCTCTTTGAAATGGGATTTCCTAAATACCGTATCGAAATTGAGGACATGGTAGAAGAAGGTAACAAGATCGTTCTGCGGGCCCGATTCCAGGGACGTCATGACGGCCCATTCAACGGTATTCCCCCAACCAATAAAGTAGTAGATCTGCCTTTTATGATCATGTATCATATTGAGAATGGCAAAATTGTTCACCATTGGTTAATAGGCGATCAACTTGCCATGCTCACTGCATTGGGTGTTATTCAAATGGAAGCTCAGTCTGCATGA
- a CDS encoding TonB-dependent receptor domain-containing protein — MSAKCLLALIALVLVAAFSAQAQSVLEGRVTDVERKPLTMATVILLKDSVQQAASVTDKDGSYRIGYTFNRGQRYTLTVSLLGFQSFNKSFIYPDTTALTSLQLAEERAVLAGVTVTAKRPLVTQKVDRYIVNVENSFLATGHSGLEVLQKSPGVWVKPDGSLQLRGGQGVSVMINDVVQRMSGEDLAEYLKTIKSEDIARIEIIHNPPAEFEAAGSGGIIHIVLKKGRKDGLNGSVNAQYRSQDGSPYGSGGASLDYKIKQFYLFGGGSLVSERNTSWGSNKILYASNDFLESSIDRRNRNQRQQYRLGFGYDINRAHTLGVQTVGNSNQLLNDFATATYYQSGNAITTGQATSDWVRKPSLFNTTINYAWKIDSLGTQLKIIGDYTNSNREETNQFEARYSDPLQDNQYRNQTPNYNRNYSAQADFSKHVMKQLDITSGVKYSLLKRDNEVFREDWHNSSWVVNPNSNRFRYNERLLMAYATLSVLHKHTTIKAGLRVEGTNSKGYNLTSGDRFERNYVGLFPSVYLMQTLAKNNAVFLNYARRLQRPGFSELNPYRLQVDNYSVMMGNPALKPQYTHKLEAGFNGAKGYSGSVYYSSTVNTIAQLGQSLDNNVMEYQYQNFDKTTEYGVSLNMPVTIVKGWTATNSFSLYNLSYSIADFEQHQTSFTAQTIQNFTLKKIADLYVVADYQSATVRANSQVVYQLYTDVGLTRKVFKKSNGRVRLFVTDPFNLLREKERTSYKGVLVNFYQKRQTRLLGLAFTYSFTSGKTFTKKNLEQSNGEERNRIGN; from the coding sequence ATGTCTGCAAAGTGCCTGCTCGCTCTTATTGCCCTTGTTTTAGTTGCCGCGTTTTCCGCTCAAGCCCAATCGGTTTTAGAGGGCCGCGTAACAGATGTGGAACGCAAACCACTGACGATGGCTACGGTTATTCTCTTGAAGGATAGTGTGCAGCAGGCGGCTTCCGTTACAGATAAGGATGGTTCCTATCGAATAGGGTACACTTTCAACCGCGGACAGCGGTATACACTTACCGTCTCTTTGCTAGGGTTCCAATCTTTTAACAAAAGCTTTATTTACCCCGATACAACAGCACTAACTAGCCTGCAGCTGGCCGAAGAGCGAGCTGTACTGGCTGGCGTAACAGTTACTGCCAAGCGTCCCTTGGTTACACAGAAAGTAGATCGCTATATTGTAAACGTTGAGAATAGCTTCCTGGCTACAGGGCACTCTGGGTTAGAAGTGTTGCAGAAATCGCCCGGCGTATGGGTAAAGCCCGATGGCTCGCTGCAGCTGAGAGGCGGGCAGGGGGTAAGCGTAATGATCAACGATGTAGTGCAGCGCATGTCGGGTGAAGACCTGGCCGAATACCTGAAGACGATCAAGAGCGAAGACATTGCCCGCATTGAGATCATCCACAACCCGCCTGCCGAATTTGAAGCAGCCGGTAGTGGTGGTATCATTCACATTGTGCTCAAGAAAGGGCGGAAAGATGGCTTGAATGGATCGGTAAATGCACAATACCGCTCGCAAGATGGAAGCCCTTATGGAAGTGGGGGTGCCTCACTGGATTATAAGATTAAACAATTCTATCTATTTGGCGGTGGCTCGTTGGTGTCTGAACGCAATACCTCCTGGGGTTCTAATAAAATACTATATGCAAGTAACGATTTTCTGGAAAGCAGTATTGATCGGCGCAACCGCAACCAGCGCCAGCAATACCGTCTGGGCTTTGGCTATGATATAAACCGTGCACACACCCTGGGGGTTCAAACAGTGGGCAATAGTAACCAACTATTGAATGACTTTGCTACCGCTACCTATTACCAATCGGGTAATGCCATTACTACCGGCCAGGCTACTTCTGATTGGGTGCGCAAGCCATCGCTGTTCAATACGACCATCAACTATGCCTGGAAGATCGACAGCCTGGGTACACAACTAAAGATCATTGGCGATTATACCAACAGCAACCGTGAAGAAACCAACCAGTTTGAGGCCCGGTACTCCGACCCATTGCAAGACAACCAGTATCGTAATCAAACGCCTAACTATAACCGTAATTATAGTGCGCAGGCAGATTTTAGCAAACACGTAATGAAGCAGCTGGACATTACCAGTGGAGTAAAATATTCCTTGCTAAAACGAGACAATGAAGTGTTTCGTGAAGACTGGCACAACAGTAGTTGGGTAGTGAACCCCAATAGCAACCGGTTTCGGTACAATGAGCGCCTGCTGATGGCCTATGCCACATTGTCTGTATTGCACAAGCACACTACTATCAAAGCAGGACTGCGTGTAGAAGGAACCAATAGCAAAGGCTACAACCTGACCTCGGGTGATCGGTTTGAAAGGAACTATGTTGGCCTGTTCCCTTCCGTATATCTAATGCAAACGCTGGCCAAGAACAATGCGGTTTTCCTGAATTATGCACGGCGCTTACAACGGCCTGGCTTTAGTGAATTAAATCCTTACCGCCTGCAGGTAGATAATTATTCTGTAATGATGGGCAACCCGGCGTTGAAGCCGCAGTATACGCATAAGCTGGAAGCGGGATTCAATGGGGCCAAAGGGTATTCCGGTAGTGTTTATTATTCAAGTACGGTCAATACGATTGCCCAGTTGGGCCAGTCTCTTGACAATAATGTCATGGAGTATCAATATCAAAACTTTGACAAGACTACAGAGTATGGTGTTTCCTTGAATATGCCTGTAACAATTGTAAAAGGATGGACTGCTACCAATAGTTTTTCACTCTATAATCTTTCCTATTCGATAGCTGATTTTGAGCAGCACCAAACCTCTTTTACAGCTCAAACCATTCAAAACTTTACGCTGAAAAAGATTGCCGATCTGTATGTAGTTGCCGACTATCAATCGGCCACTGTAAGAGCTAATTCGCAGGTGGTGTACCAGCTGTATACTGATGTGGGCCTGACACGCAAGGTGTTTAAAAAAAGCAATGGCCGCGTGCGTCTTTTTGTTACCGATCCGTTTAACCTGCTGCGTGAAAAAGAACGTACCAGTTATAAAGGGGTGCTGGTAAACTTTTATCAAAAACGCCAGACACGATTGTTAGGCTTGGCGTTTACCTACAGCTTTACTTCCGGAAAAACATTCACAAAGAAAAACCTGGAGCAAAGCAATGGAGAGGAGCGTAACCGTATTGGGAACTAA
- a CDS encoding kelch repeat-containing protein gives MNLQLRCISYLVAVLAALSSCGKEKGADPVTTPTTPPPSSTSPVSSTRCDNSIRPTVNAQIVPIGKLSQARYGISVAAVGNKILYAGGIKQDGSYVSSRIDIYNVTTRAWSKVELSQARSNMATVVAGNKVFFAGGQLYNDVSLTPYATVDIYDAATNTWTVSHLSEARTNVAAAAVGNKVFFAGGKKGLYLTSSTVDVYDLTTGLWSVAQLSEARANISAVALNGKIYFAGGTKTKNSTSLEPSTRIDVYSNATNAWTTDVLKRPMGNVTGVAVGNQIYWAADCFVEMKNVQAGSVAEAVLFRPAQWIGSQGQQAVVKDNKIIFYRHDPDKTNQFDIYDIATNTWSIGEASDVIVGGAIVSVGNTIYLAGGRVNDVFLIDLVCQLEF, from the coding sequence ATGAACCTGCAATTACGGTGTATAAGCTACCTGGTGGCTGTACTCGCAGCCTTATCTTCTTGTGGTAAAGAAAAAGGCGCGGACCCGGTAACTACACCAACAACGCCACCACCATCTTCCACATCTCCCGTTTCTTCAACACGTTGCGACAACAGTATTCGGCCAACAGTCAATGCGCAAATTGTACCTATTGGTAAACTTTCGCAGGCACGGTATGGAATTTCAGTGGCCGCCGTTGGCAATAAGATTCTGTATGCGGGTGGCATAAAGCAAGATGGAAGTTATGTTTCCTCACGAATAGATATATATAATGTAACTACCCGTGCCTGGTCAAAGGTAGAGTTGAGCCAGGCAAGGAGTAACATGGCCACAGTTGTAGCTGGTAACAAAGTGTTTTTTGCCGGTGGGCAATTGTACAATGATGTTTCATTAACGCCCTATGCCACTGTTGATATTTATGATGCGGCTACTAATACTTGGACAGTGTCGCATTTAAGTGAAGCAAGGACCAATGTAGCGGCCGCTGCTGTAGGCAATAAAGTGTTTTTTGCCGGTGGTAAAAAAGGATTGTACTTGACGTCCTCAACAGTAGATGTTTATGATCTTACAACAGGTCTGTGGTCTGTAGCCCAGTTAAGTGAAGCAAGGGCCAATATATCGGCTGTGGCGCTGAATGGGAAGATCTATTTTGCTGGCGGTACTAAAACCAAAAATAGCACTAGCCTTGAACCCTCTACTCGTATAGATGTATATAGTAATGCTACTAATGCCTGGACAACCGATGTATTGAAAAGACCCATGGGAAATGTAACCGGTGTAGCTGTTGGTAACCAGATCTATTGGGCGGCGGACTGCTTTGTGGAAATGAAGAACGTGCAGGCAGGCAGCGTGGCTGAAGCTGTTTTATTCAGGCCGGCGCAATGGATAGGATCTCAAGGGCAGCAAGCCGTTGTAAAAGATAATAAGATCATTTTCTACAGGCATGATCCCGATAAAACCAATCAATTTGATATTTATGATATCGCTACCAATACCTGGTCGATAGGAGAGGCATCGGACGTGATCGTTGGCGGTGCCATAGTTTCGGTTGGTAATACCATTTACCTGGCTGGTGGAAGAGTAAACGATGTGTTCTTAATAGACCTTGTTTGTCAGCTGGAGTTCTAG